The following coding sequences are from one Triticum aestivum cultivar Chinese Spring chromosome 5A, IWGSC CS RefSeq v2.1, whole genome shotgun sequence window:
- the LOC123106071 gene encoding transcription factor RAX2-like yields MVRSPCCDRRSVKRGAWSREEDAILTGFVQRFANAGNWMTLPHKAGLNRCGKSCRLRWLNYLRPALRHGQFTDEEDSLILSLYADIGSKWSVIAAKLPGRTDNDVKNHWNTKLKKRHLLAMAPSPTPPTPATDSPSASEADESSLPPPPLDEEALATVDDGGELKHRSEELYAELMGLIQQQPMTGDVRSSSSSSLSSTPTAGASSAGVSNAAWSVDDEEFLPESSGSSMVVDLHDPCAAHAFGATSFQDLLASSYDEIIGTEGLLYY; encoded by the exons ATGGTGAGGTCGCCGTGCTGCGACAGGCGGAGCGTGAAGCGGGGGGCGTGGTCGCGGGAGGAGGACGCCATCCTCACCGGCTTCGTCCAGAGGTTCGCCAATGCCGGCAACTGGATGACGCTACCACACAAAGCAG GGCTTAACCGCTGCGGCAAGAGCTGCCGCCTGCGGTGGCTCAACTACCTCCGCCCGGCGCTCCGGCACGGTCAGTTCACCGACGAGGAGGACAGCCTCATATTGTCCCTCTACGCCGACATCGGAAGCAA GTGGTCCGTGATCGCCGCCAAGCTCCCCGGCCGAACGGACAACGACGTCAAGAACCACTGGAACACCAAGCTCAAGAAGAGGCACCTGCTGGCCATGGCGCCGTCACCAACTCCTCCTACCCCGGCCACCGACAGCCCTTCCGCCTCCGAGGCCGACGAATCCTCCCTCCCCCCTCCACCTCTCGACGAAGAAGCCCTCGCCACGGTTGACGACGGCGGAGAGCTCAAGCACAGATCGGAGGAGCTGTACGCCGAGCTCATGGGGCTCATCCAGCAGCAGCCCATGACCGGGGACGTGaggtcttcatcgtcgtcgtcgttgtcatcgACACCGACGGCTGGTGCAAGTTCTGCCGGGGTCAGCAACGCTGCGTGGTCCGTAGACGACGAAGAATTCTTGCCGGAGTCTAGCGGGAGCAGCATGGTCGTTGACCTTCACGATCCTTGCGCTGCTCACGCATTCGGTGCGACGTCTTTCCAAGACTTGCTGGCCTCATCTTATGACGAGATCATAGGGACGGAAGGGTTGCTCTACTACTAG
- the LOC123106070 gene encoding tubulin beta-2 chain: protein MREILHIQGGQCGNQIGAKFWEVVCAEHGIDPTGRYAGDTDLQLERVNVYYNEASCGRFVPRAVLMDLEPGTMDSVRSGPYGGIFRPDNFVFGQSGAGNNWAKGHYTEGAELIDSVLDVVRKEAENCDCLQGFQVCHSLGGGTGSGMGTLLISKIREEYPDRMMLTFSVFPSPKVSDTVVEPYNATLSVHQLVENADECMVLDNEALYDICFRTLKLTTPSFGDLNHLISATMSGVTCCLRFPGQLNSDLRKLAVNLIPFPRLHFFMVGFAPLTSRGSQQYRALTVPELTQQMWDAKNMMCAADPRHGRYLTASAMFRGKMSTKEVDEQMLNVQNKNSSYFVEWIPNNVKSTVCDIPPTGLKMASTFIGNSTSIQEMFRRVSEQFTAMFRRKAFLHWYTGEGMDEMEFTEAESNMNDLVSEYQQYQDATADEEGEYEDEEDDADLQD from the exons ATGAGGGAGATCCTGCACATCCAGGGCGGGCAGTGCGGGAACCAGATCGGGGCCAAGTTCTGGGAGGTGGTGTGCGCGGAGCACGGGATCGACCCCACCGGCCGCTACGCCGGCGACACCGACCTCCAGCTCGAGCGCGTCAACGTCTACTACAACGAGGCCTCCTGCGGCCGCTTCGTGCCCCGCGCCGTCCTCATGGACCTCGAGCCGGGGACCATGGACTCCGTCCGCTCCGGCCCCTACGGCGGCATCTTCCGCCCCGACAACTTCGTCTTTGGCCAGTCCGGCGCCGGCAACAACTGGGCCAAGGGCCACTACACCGAGGGCGCCGAGCTCATCGACTCCGTCCTCGACGTCGTCCGCAAGGAGGCCGAGAATTGCGACTGCCTCCAAG GTTTCCAGGTGTGCCACTCGCTGGGCGGCGGCACCGGCTCCGGCATGGGCACGCTGCTCATCTCCAAGATCCGGGAGGAGTACCCGGACCGCATGATGCTCACCTTCTCCGTCTTCCCCTCGCCCAAGGTCTCCGACACCGTCGTCGAGCCCTACAACGCCACCCTCTCCGTCCACCAGCTCGTCGAGAACGCCGACGAGTGCATGGTGCTCGACAACGAGGCGCTCTACGACATCTGCTTCCGCACCCTCAAGCTCACAACCCCGAGCT TCGGCGACCTGAACCACCTCATCTCGGCCACCATGAGCGGGGTCACCTGCTGCCTGCGCTTCCCGGGGCAGCTCAACTCGGACCTCCGCAAGCTGGCCGTGAACCTCATCCCGTTCCCGCGGCTGCACTTCTTCATGGTGGGCTTCGCGCCGCTCACCTCGCGCGGCAGCCAGCAGTACCGCGCGCTCACCGTGCCCGAGCTCACCCAGCAGATGTGGGACGCCAAGAACATGATGTGCGCGGCCGACCCGCGCCACGGGCGCTACCTGACGGCCTCGGCCATGTTCCGGGGCAAGATgagcaccaaggaggtggacgaGCAGATGCTGAACGTGCAGAACAAGAACTCGAGCTACTTCGTGGAGTGGATCCCCAACAACGTCAAGTCGACGGTGTGCGACATCCCGCCCACAGGCCTCAAGATGGCCTCCACCTTCATCGGCAACTCGACGTCCATCCAGGAGATGTTCCGGCGCGTGAGCGAGCAGTTCACGGCCATGTTCCGGCGCAAGGCCTTCCTGCACTGGTACACGGGGGAGGGCATGGACGAGATGGAGTTCACCGAGGCCGAGAGCAACATGAACGACCTCGTGTCCGAGTACCAGCAGTACCAGGACGCCACCGCCGACGAGGAGGGCGAGtacgaggacgaggaggacgatGCCGACCTCCAGGACTAG